A section of the Oreochromis niloticus isolate F11D_XX linkage group LG9, O_niloticus_UMD_NMBU, whole genome shotgun sequence genome encodes:
- the LOC102077010 gene encoding ribonuclease inhibitor isoform X2, translating into MMNSDKISPDRSINIFYCLIEMNNLSIHQDIQEFLKSKNRSERLSEIHCSALAHMLQMSEEVLEELDLQKYNTSDQGRHRLIPAVRNCRKARLAQCGLSETHYEVVASALKSNPSHLTELDMSGNKLQGSGAKLLCAGLKSPNCRLETLRLEKCSLSDISCDYLASALKSNPSHLKHLDLSLNMLQDSGLERLCGFLENPHGGLQTLRLEWCSLSQVSCYYLASAMKSNPSHVKHLVLRGNNLQDLGVKQLCGFLESPCCRLETLRLEYCFISAVGCEYLHSALTFNPTHLRELELRGNNLQDLHVKRLSDLVENSHYSLETLRWS; encoded by the exons ATGATGAACAGTGATAAAATCTCTCCTGACAGAAGCATCAACATTTTTTACTGTCTGATAGAAATGAATAACCTCTCAATACATCAGGATATCCAAGAATTTTTGAAGTCAAAAAACAGATCAGAGAGACTCTCTGAGATCCACTGCTCAGCTCTGGCCcacatgctgcagatgtcagaggaggttctgGAAGAGTTGGACCTGCAGAAATACAACACATCAGACCAAGGACGACACAGACTGATtccagctgtgaggaactgcagaaaggctCG ACTGGCTCAGTGTGGACTCTCAGAGACTCACTATGAAGttgtggcctcagctctgaagtccaacccctcccatctgacgGAGCTGGACATGAGTGGAAACAAGCTGCAGGGTTCAGGCGCGAAGCTTCTGTGTGCTGGACTGAAGAGTCCAAACTGTcgactggagactctgag aTTGGAGAAATGCAGTCTGTCAGatatcagctgtgattatctggcctCTGCtttgaagtccaacccctcccatctgaaaCATCTGGACTTGAGTCTTAACATGCTGCAAGATTCAGGATTGGAGCGgctgtgtggttttctggagaATCCACACGGGGGACTGCAGACTCTGAG ACTGGAGTGGTGCAGTTTGTCACAGGTCAGCTGTTATTATCTGGCCTCAGCtatgaagtccaacccctcccatgtGAAACATCTGGTCCTGAGGggaaacaacctgcaggatttaggagtgaagcagctgtgtggtttcctggagagtccctGCTGTAGACTGGAAACACTGAG ATTGGAGTACTGCTTTATATCAGCTGTTGGCTGTGAATATCTGCACTCAGCTCTGACATTCAACCCCACCCACCTGCGAGAGCTGGAGCTGAGAggaaacaacctgcaggatcTACATGTGAAGCGGTTGTCTGATCTTGTAGAGAATTCACACTATAGCctggaaactctgag
- the LOC102077010 gene encoding NACHT, LRR and PYD domains-containing protein 12 isoform X1: MMNSDKISPDRSINIFYCLIEMNNLSIHQDIQEFLKSKNRSERLSEIHCSALAHMLQMSEEVLEELDLQKYNTSDQGRHRLIPAVRNCRKARLAQCGLSETHYEVVASALKSNPSHLTELDMSGNKLQGSGAKLLCAGLKSPNCRLETLRLEKCSLSDISCDYLASALKSNPSHLKHLDLSLNMLQDSGLERLCGFLENPHGGLQTLRLEWCSLSQVSCYYLASAMKSNPSHVKHLVLRGNNLQDLGVKQLCGFLESPCCRLETLRLSICSLSQISCVYLTSALKSNPSHLKHLDLCHNYKLQDSGVKQLCGFLQSPYCRLETLRLEYCFISAVGCEYLHSALTFNPTHLRELELRGNNLQDLHVKRLSDLVENSHYSLETLRWS; encoded by the exons ATGATGAACAGTGATAAAATCTCTCCTGACAGAAGCATCAACATTTTTTACTGTCTGATAGAAATGAATAACCTCTCAATACATCAGGATATCCAAGAATTTTTGAAGTCAAAAAACAGATCAGAGAGACTCTCTGAGATCCACTGCTCAGCTCTGGCCcacatgctgcagatgtcagaggaggttctgGAAGAGTTGGACCTGCAGAAATACAACACATCAGACCAAGGACGACACAGACTGATtccagctgtgaggaactgcagaaaggctCG ACTGGCTCAGTGTGGACTCTCAGAGACTCACTATGAAGttgtggcctcagctctgaagtccaacccctcccatctgacgGAGCTGGACATGAGTGGAAACAAGCTGCAGGGTTCAGGCGCGAAGCTTCTGTGTGCTGGACTGAAGAGTCCAAACTGTcgactggagactctgag aTTGGAGAAATGCAGTCTGTCAGatatcagctgtgattatctggcctCTGCtttgaagtccaacccctcccatctgaaaCATCTGGACTTGAGTCTTAACATGCTGCAAGATTCAGGATTGGAGCGgctgtgtggttttctggagaATCCACACGGGGGACTGCAGACTCTGAG ACTGGAGTGGTGCAGTTTGTCACAGGTCAGCTGTTATTATCTGGCCTCAGCtatgaagtccaacccctcccatgtGAAACATCTGGTCCTGAGGggaaacaacctgcaggatttaggagtgaagcagctgtgtggtttcctggagagtccctGCTGTAGACTGGAAACACTGAG GCTGAGCATCTGCAGCTTGTCACAGATCAGCTGTGTTTATCTGACctcagctctgaagtccaacccctcccatctgaaaCATCTGGACCTGTGTCACAAttacaagctgcaggattcaggagtgaagcagctgtgtggttttctgcaGAGTCCATACTGCAGActggaaactctgag ATTGGAGTACTGCTTTATATCAGCTGTTGGCTGTGAATATCTGCACTCAGCTCTGACATTCAACCCCACCCACCTGCGAGAGCTGGAGCTGAGAggaaacaacctgcaggatcTACATGTGAAGCGGTTGTCTGATCTTGTAGAGAATTCACACTATAGCctggaaactctgag
- the LOC102077010 gene encoding ribonuclease inhibitor isoform X3, whose protein sequence is MMNSDKISPDRSINIFYCLIEMNNLSIHQDIQEFLKSKNRSERLSEIHCSALAHMLQMSEEVLEELDLQKYNTSDQGRHRLIPAVRNCRKARLAQCGLSETHYEVVASALKSNPSHLTELDMSGNKLQGSGAKLLCAGLKSPNCRLETLRLEKCSLSDISCDYLASALKSNPSHLKHLDLSLNMLQDSGLERLCGFLENPHGGLQTLRLEWCSLSQVSCYYLASAMKSNPSHVKHLVLRGNNLQDLGVKQLCGFLESPCCRLETLSSEVQPLPSETSGPVSQLQAAGFRSEAAVWFSAESILQTGNSEIGVLLYISCWL, encoded by the exons ATGATGAACAGTGATAAAATCTCTCCTGACAGAAGCATCAACATTTTTTACTGTCTGATAGAAATGAATAACCTCTCAATACATCAGGATATCCAAGAATTTTTGAAGTCAAAAAACAGATCAGAGAGACTCTCTGAGATCCACTGCTCAGCTCTGGCCcacatgctgcagatgtcagaggaggttctgGAAGAGTTGGACCTGCAGAAATACAACACATCAGACCAAGGACGACACAGACTGATtccagctgtgaggaactgcagaaaggctCG ACTGGCTCAGTGTGGACTCTCAGAGACTCACTATGAAGttgtggcctcagctctgaagtccaacccctcccatctgacgGAGCTGGACATGAGTGGAAACAAGCTGCAGGGTTCAGGCGCGAAGCTTCTGTGTGCTGGACTGAAGAGTCCAAACTGTcgactggagactctgag aTTGGAGAAATGCAGTCTGTCAGatatcagctgtgattatctggcctCTGCtttgaagtccaacccctcccatctgaaaCATCTGGACTTGAGTCTTAACATGCTGCAAGATTCAGGATTGGAGCGgctgtgtggttttctggagaATCCACACGGGGGACTGCAGACTCTGAG ACTGGAGTGGTGCAGTTTGTCACAGGTCAGCTGTTATTATCTGGCCTCAGCtatgaagtccaacccctcccatgtGAAACATCTGGTCCTGAGGggaaacaacctgcaggatttaggagtgaagcagctgtgtggtttcctggagagtccctGCTGTAGACTGGAAACACTGAG ctctgaagtccaacccctcccatctgaaaCATCTGGACCTGTGTCACAAttacaagctgcaggattcaggagtgaagcagctgtgtggttttctgcaGAGTCCATACTGCAGActggaaactctgag ATTGGAGTACTGCTTTATATCAGCTGTTGGCTGTGA